A genomic stretch from Helianthus annuus cultivar XRQ/B chromosome 1, HanXRQr2.0-SUNRISE, whole genome shotgun sequence includes:
- the LOC110864762 gene encoding glutamate--tRNA ligase, cytoplasmic isoform X2 produces the protein MTELKLLVASDETAPLSLLAVAGLSAVPLTVHPNPILTPPVLVLTNGTKLRGVNVLVRYLGRTSTTIPSLYQRDALETAQIDEYEEYASIFSIGSEYEGACKYVDGYLLHHTFLVGQSLSVADIVVWSYLAGR, from the exons ATGACGGAGCTGAAGCTCCTAGTTGCCTCCGATGAGACGGCGCCGTTGTCCCTGCTTGCGGTGGCAGGCCTTAGCGCTGTTCCCCTCACCGTCCACCCGAACCCCATTCTCACGCCGCCGGTCCTTGTTCTAACCAACGG GACGAAGTTACGTGGAGTCAATGTACTTGTTCGATATCTTGGTCGTACATCAACAACTATTCCCAGCTTGTACCAGCGAGATGCCTTGGAAACTGCGCAG ATTGATGAATATGAAGAGTATGCGTCCATCTTTTCTATTGGTTCTGAATATGAAGGAGCATGCAAGTATGTTGATGGTTATTTGCTGCACCACACTTTTTTGGTTGGTCAAAGTTTATCGGTTGCAGATATCGTTGTC
- the LOC110864762 gene encoding glutamate--tRNA ligase, cytoplasmic isoform X1, translating to MTELKLLVASDETAPLSLLAVAGLSAVPLTVHPNPILTPPVLVLTNGTKLRGVNVLVRYLGRTSTTIPSLYQRDALETAQIDEYEEYASIFSIGSEYEGACKYVDGYLLHHTFLVGQSLSVADIVVWSYLAGRD from the exons ATGACGGAGCTGAAGCTCCTAGTTGCCTCCGATGAGACGGCGCCGTTGTCCCTGCTTGCGGTGGCAGGCCTTAGCGCTGTTCCCCTCACCGTCCACCCGAACCCCATTCTCACGCCGCCGGTCCTTGTTCTAACCAACGG GACGAAGTTACGTGGAGTCAATGTACTTGTTCGATATCTTGGTCGTACATCAACAACTATTCCCAGCTTGTACCAGCGAGATGCCTTGGAAACTGCGCAG ATTGATGAATATGAAGAGTATGCGTCCATCTTTTCTATTGGTTCTGAATATGAAGGAGCATGCAAGTATGTTGATGGTTATTTGCTGCACCACACTTTTTTGGTTGGTCAAAGTTTATCGGTTGCAGATATCGTTGTC